A single region of the Garra rufa chromosome 20, GarRuf1.0, whole genome shotgun sequence genome encodes:
- the LOC141294037 gene encoding LIM zinc-binding domain-containing Nebulette-like — protein MNPHCARCGKIVYATEKVNCLDKYWHKGCFHCEVCKMTLNMNNYKGYEKKPYCNAHYPKQTFTIVTDTPENLRLRQQSELQSQVKYRKDFEQSKGRGLKFVLDTPELQRLRKAQDQISNAKYHKDFEVSGLQGVTQGARSTYLVRAQMTPNHETVGNSTHKGVHQYIMEMDRRPGVIVAPVLPGAYYPSGHSHAHSYMHQTSMHSLKSMQLRSQHVSMTMYRALYDYTAQDYDEVSFRDGDIIQNVQPIDEGWMYGTVQRTGRSGMLPANYVEGIR, from the exons ATGAATCCTCATTGTGCCCGCTGTGGGAAAATTGTCTACGCAACAGAGAAAGTGAACTGCCTGGACAAG TATTGGCACAAAGGATGCTTCCATTGTGAGGTGTGCAAAATGACTCTCAACATGAACAACTACAAGGGATATGAGAAGAAGCCTTACTGCAACGC GCACTATCCAAAACAGACCTTCACAATTGTGACAGACACCCCTGAGAACCTACGGCTGAGACAGCAAAGTGAGCTCCAAAGTCAG GTCAAGTACAGGAAGGATTTTGAACAGAGCAAGGGTCGGGGCCTCAAATTTGTCTTGGATACACCAGAGCTACAGAGACTGAGGAAGGCCCAGGATCAGATCAGTAAT GCAAAGTACCATAAGGATTTTGAGGTGTCAGGTTTGCAAGGGGTCACTCAGGGAGCGCGCAGCACGTACCTGGTACGAGCTCAGATGACGCCTAACCATGAGACGGTGGGGAACAGCACACACAAGGGTGTCCATCAGTACATTATGGAGATGGATCGAAGACCTGGTGTCATTGTGG CACCTGTTCTCCCTGGTGCGTACTATCCCAGTGGCCACAGCCATGCGCACAGCTACATGCATCAGACCAGCATGCATTCACTGAAGTCAATGCAGCTGAGGTCACAACACGTGAGCATG ACTATGTACAGGGCCTTGTATGACTACACGGCGCAGGACTACGATGAGGTGTCATTCCGGGATGGTGACATCATTCAGAACGTGCAGCCGATCGACGAAGGCTGGATGTATGGAACGGTACAGCGGACAGGGAGGTCGGGTATGCTGCCTGCTAATTATGTAGAGGGCATTCGCTAG